Proteins from a genomic interval of Desulfofustis limnaeus:
- a CDS encoding c-type heme family protein has product MHIPKPYNLQTKFVIGLFLAAFVLGSVFSAGSYFHLRSILEGEVENKALLFFTHLEGVQQYVRKTLRPAMYERFPTSFIIEAMSSSYISRQIMSPSAARDDGGLFRRVAIDARNPEYEANQLEQHLINYFREDPSRTVWQGYETLNGDRHYIMARPVRFEQSCLYCHGKPEEAPPDLLKLYGMRGFGKELDSIGGLDIVATSVERSIGRVRQSLLAYFAFFAVGVLLFFFATNVLFRFLVVKNLRRVSDVFRKHATDSESTALLLQFEKKDEIDDLVGGIEEMSEHLFEARRQLQNYAENLRRMVEERTAALSRETLARRADVQLFVSLLQDMSKSRSRSELWHRALPQICLRFGARRIAYICTMASQDAYVWPEDADFPEQPERFVEILTGGISVRLGATVFVPVGSSAGNAEGLLCLDWPTEAEAAEHELNVLQALGRQLGITAENISALDGLARQMNILETIVEGISDPLALMDSGCSVLTVNQAAKKLTIELTAGMRTDGNILAPFFDLSSDQCPLQDAILRGTADLREVCLPNGRSFSISLYPVRDQSGKVSQVVVSLRETTMERRLQLQMLQTEKMATVGKLTAGLAHEINNPLGVIRCYTGLLRQAINDPQQIGDLDIIERHTRQAQRVLSDLLNFARPKAAGSGVADAGQVAQSVSEVFSVQATKKGVRISIQHPQEPLLVHLGVGELEQILSNLIINALDAVAENEGVIGLSVSAGEGATVAIEVADNGPGVPTGDVPQLFDPFFTTKDIGAGTGLGLTIVYGIVSDVGGRIEIGRSTYLGGARFTIILPEADRTSRDA; this is encoded by the coding sequence ATGCACATCCCGAAACCATACAATCTGCAGACCAAGTTCGTGATCGGTCTGTTTCTGGCCGCCTTCGTCCTTGGCTCGGTGTTCTCGGCAGGATCCTATTTTCACCTGCGCAGCATCCTGGAAGGCGAGGTGGAAAACAAGGCTCTCCTGTTTTTCACCCACCTGGAAGGGGTCCAACAATATGTCCGCAAGACGTTGCGTCCCGCTATGTACGAGCGGTTCCCCACCTCGTTCATCATCGAGGCCATGTCCTCATCCTACATCTCCCGGCAGATCATGTCCCCTTCAGCGGCCCGGGACGACGGCGGCCTCTTTCGCCGCGTCGCTATCGACGCGCGAAACCCGGAATATGAGGCGAACCAGTTGGAGCAGCACCTGATCAACTACTTTCGGGAAGATCCATCCCGAACCGTATGGCAGGGCTATGAAACCCTCAACGGTGACCGGCACTACATCATGGCCCGTCCGGTCCGTTTCGAGCAATCCTGTCTCTATTGCCACGGCAAGCCGGAAGAAGCCCCGCCCGACCTGCTCAAACTCTACGGCATGCGGGGCTTTGGCAAGGAGTTGGACAGCATCGGCGGCCTTGACATCGTGGCCACTTCGGTGGAGCGCTCCATCGGTCGCGTGCGGCAATCGTTGCTCGCTTATTTCGCCTTTTTCGCCGTCGGGGTCTTGCTCTTCTTTTTCGCCACCAACGTTCTGTTCCGTTTTTTGGTCGTCAAAAATCTCCGTCGCGTCAGTGATGTCTTTCGCAAACATGCCACCGATTCCGAAAGTACCGCCCTGTTGCTGCAATTCGAAAAGAAGGACGAAATCGATGATCTGGTGGGCGGCATCGAGGAGATGAGCGAACACCTCTTTGAAGCCCGCCGGCAACTGCAGAATTACGCCGAGAATCTGCGACGCATGGTGGAGGAACGGACTGCCGCACTCTCCCGGGAAACGTTGGCTCGCCGGGCTGACGTACAGCTGTTCGTTTCACTGCTTCAGGACATGTCGAAAAGCCGCTCCCGGTCGGAACTGTGGCATCGGGCCCTGCCTCAAATTTGTCTACGGTTCGGCGCCCGGCGTATCGCCTATATCTGCACCATGGCCTCGCAGGATGCCTATGTCTGGCCTGAAGATGCCGATTTTCCGGAACAGCCGGAACGGTTCGTGGAGATCCTTACCGGCGGAATCAGCGTTCGGCTGGGCGCCACCGTTTTCGTGCCGGTCGGCTCCAGTGCCGGAAACGCGGAAGGGCTGCTCTGCCTCGACTGGCCGACTGAGGCGGAAGCGGCAGAACACGAACTCAACGTCTTGCAGGCGTTGGGCCGACAGCTTGGCATCACCGCCGAAAACATCTCCGCCCTCGACGGCCTCGCCCGGCAGATGAACATCCTGGAGACCATAGTCGAGGGTATCTCCGATCCGCTCGCCTTGATGGACAGCGGCTGTTCGGTCCTTACCGTCAATCAGGCGGCCAAGAAGCTCACCATTGAATTGACTGCGGGAATGCGAACCGACGGGAATATTCTCGCTCCTTTTTTCGACCTCAGCTCCGACCAATGCCCCCTTCAGGACGCCATACTCCGCGGTACGGCCGATCTCCGCGAGGTTTGCCTGCCGAATGGGCGTTCTTTCTCCATTTCACTGTATCCGGTCCGGGATCAATCGGGAAAAGTATCCCAGGTGGTTGTCTCCCTCCGCGAGACAACGATGGAGCGACGCCTGCAACTGCAGATGCTGCAAACGGAAAAAATGGCTACCGTCGGCAAACTCACCGCCGGACTGGCTCACGAGATCAATAACCCGCTTGGTGTCATTCGCTGCTATACCGGCCTGTTGCGGCAGGCCATCAACGATCCCCAACAAATCGGGGATCTGGACATCATTGAACGGCACACCCGCCAAGCCCAGCGGGTGTTGAGCGATCTGCTCAACTTTGCCCGACCGAAAGCGGCCGGATCCGGGGTAGCCGATGCCGGCCAGGTTGCCCAGTCGGTAAGCGAAGTTTTTTCCGTTCAGGCGACCAAAAAAGGCGTCCGTATCAGCATCCAGCACCCCCAGGAACCTTTGCTGGTGCACCTCGGGGTCGGGGAGCTGGAGCAGATCCTGAGTAACCTGATCATCAATGCGCTTGACGCCGTTGCCGAAAATGAGGGCGTTATTGGTCTCAGTGTCAGTGCCGGTGAAGGGGCGACCGTGGCCATCGAGGTGGCCGACAACGGTCCCGGAGTTCCAACCGGTGACGTGCCGCAGCTGTTCGATCCCTTTTTCACGACCAAGGATATCGGGGCCGGTACCGGCCTCGGTCTGACCATCGTCTACGGGATCGTCAGTGACGTGGGCGGTCGTATTGAAATCGGCAGATCCACGTACCTGGGCGGGGCCCGTTTCACCATCATTCTCCCCGAGGCCGACAGGACCAGTCGTGATGCCTGA
- a CDS encoding sigma-54-dependent transcriptional regulator translates to MPEHSPTITDAAERPTILLVDDEQDFSRGLSRLIQGYFPHSEVSRAENGRMALAKLQESRPQLMITDLRMPGMNGMQLVAEALKLHSGLSIVVLSGFGTIETAVQALQAGAYDFLTKPVEPEQLFRVIQKGLERARLLEENDRLRQIVIRQGTREELIGSGKEMQRVRKAISAIAQSEYTVLINGESGTGKESAARLIHRSGPRAVKPFITVDCPSIPENLLESELFGYVKGAFTGADRDHKGLFAAADGGTLHLDEIGDISLPIQAKLLRCLQSGEVRPVGANKAIQVDVRVVASTNRDLTAALQEKTFREDLFYRLNVLSLTMPPLRERLEDVPLLAMHLLRCTCRESGEPEKEMTPEVLQWLSHRPWPGNVRELQNVVRRLSVFCSGSCIDMDLVHMVIGEPVTEEDRQTMGNDFPAPLSGVYKDAKAQVIESFTRQYVGNLLRETNGNISEAARISGLSRVALQKILSRLGERASNYR, encoded by the coding sequence ATGCCTGAGCACTCCCCAACCATCACCGACGCTGCTGAGCGGCCCACGATCCTGCTTGTCGACGACGAGCAAGATTTTTCCCGCGGCTTGTCGCGGCTCATCCAGGGCTACTTTCCCCATAGTGAAGTCTCCCGTGCCGAAAACGGCCGCATGGCGTTGGCAAAACTGCAGGAGAGCCGACCGCAGTTGATGATTACCGATCTGCGCATGCCGGGCATGAACGGCATGCAATTGGTCGCCGAGGCCTTGAAACTCCACTCCGGCCTCAGTATTGTCGTTCTGAGCGGCTTCGGCACCATAGAAACGGCCGTCCAGGCGCTGCAGGCCGGTGCTTACGATTTTCTGACCAAGCCGGTCGAACCCGAGCAGCTCTTCCGCGTCATCCAGAAAGGACTGGAACGGGCCCGCCTGCTCGAAGAGAATGATCGGCTCCGGCAAATCGTCATTCGCCAGGGCACCCGCGAGGAACTCATCGGCAGTGGCAAAGAGATGCAACGGGTACGAAAAGCCATCTCCGCCATAGCACAATCGGAGTACACCGTACTGATCAACGGAGAATCGGGCACCGGTAAAGAGTCGGCCGCCCGATTGATCCACCGATCGGGGCCGCGGGCGGTTAAACCCTTTATTACCGTCGATTGCCCTTCCATTCCGGAAAATCTCCTGGAAAGTGAATTGTTCGGTTACGTCAAGGGGGCCTTCACCGGCGCTGACCGTGACCATAAAGGGCTCTTCGCCGCTGCCGACGGCGGAACTTTGCACCTTGACGAGATCGGCGACATCAGTTTGCCGATCCAGGCGAAGTTGCTGCGCTGCCTGCAGAGTGGTGAAGTCCGGCCGGTCGGTGCCAACAAGGCTATCCAGGTCGATGTCCGGGTCGTCGCCTCGACCAACCGAGACCTGACGGCAGCGCTGCAGGAAAAGACCTTTCGCGAGGATCTGTTTTACCGCCTCAACGTCCTGTCTCTCACCATGCCGCCGCTCAGGGAACGTCTCGAGGACGTCCCGTTGCTGGCCATGCACCTGTTACGCTGTACCTGTCGTGAAAGCGGTGAACCGGAAAAAGAGATGACCCCGGAGGTCCTGCAGTGGCTGAGCCACCGTCCCTGGCCGGGCAATGTGCGCGAGTTGCAGAACGTGGTACGTCGATTATCGGTATTCTGTAGCGGTAGTTGTATCGACATGGACCTGGTCCATATGGTTATCGGTGAACCCGTAACCGAAGAAGACAGGCAAACCATGGGCAACGACTTTCCCGCGCCTCTCTCCGGGGTATACAAGGATGCCAAAGCCCAGGTGATCGAGAGCTTCACCAGACAGTATGTGGGCAACCTGCTCCGTGAAACCAACGGCAACATCTCCGAGGCGGCTCGGATCTCCGGCCTCTCGCGGGTGGCATTGCAAAAGATTCTCTCTCGTCTCGGCGAACGTGCCAGCAACTACCGCTGA
- a CDS encoding NF038143 family protein produces the protein MAAPTLAEKQQQILAHEETLARQLALAVLEKPTPPIWMILIPIFFIFFAWKLKQYSRGLEDFSHHYLISRRRALEAAITAEETGKKVDLNALLEAAQAVPEEAKPLYRDWLSLLTEHYRSLLAAHGASHAALVRACYRDKTSYLLCCTSLARAELAFSKALVPEMQGNTDDLRDVIDRMEKALAQLHRQESEQIFG, from the coding sequence ATGGCCGCACCGACCCTGGCAGAAAAACAACAGCAGATACTGGCACATGAGGAAACGTTGGCCCGTCAGTTGGCTTTGGCGGTACTGGAGAAACCGACGCCGCCGATCTGGATGATCCTCATTCCCATCTTTTTCATTTTTTTCGCCTGGAAACTCAAGCAATACTCCCGGGGACTGGAAGACTTTTCCCATCACTATCTCATCTCACGTCGCCGCGCTCTGGAAGCGGCCATCACTGCCGAGGAGACCGGCAAAAAGGTCGACCTGAACGCTCTTCTGGAAGCGGCACAGGCCGTCCCCGAGGAAGCGAAACCACTCTACCGGGACTGGCTGAGCTTGCTCACCGAACACTACCGCTCTCTGCTGGCGGCGCATGGCGCCAGTCATGCGGCTCTGGTCCGCGCCTGCTACCGGGATAAGACCTCCTACCTGCTCTGCTGCACCAGCCTGGCCAGAGCCGAACTCGCCTTCAGCAAGGCCTTGGTACCTGAGATGCAAGGAAACACGGACGACCTCCGGGATGTCATCGACCGGATGGAAAAGGCCTTGGCGCAGTTGCACCGGCAAGAGAGCGAACAGATATTCGGCTGA
- the trhA gene encoding PAQR family membrane homeostasis protein TrhA — MKDLTRSYTPGEEILNSLTHGVGLVVSSLGAGVLITLAVVFGDAWQIVSTSIFGACLILLYGASVSYHAVTAPRAKHALKIFDHIAIYFLIAGSYTPFLLVNLRGPWGWSLFGVIWGLALLGTIFKLVYAGRFKVVSVSVYLLMGWLVVVAIKPLFAGLSFKAEVFLVVGGALYTLGVVFYVLKRIRFMHGVWHLFVLSGSVMHYFAVLFGCVLIG, encoded by the coding sequence ATGAAAGATCTGACTCGTTCCTATACCCCCGGTGAAGAGATCCTGAACAGTTTGACCCACGGCGTCGGCCTGGTGGTCAGCTCCCTCGGGGCGGGGGTCTTGATTACCCTGGCGGTGGTGTTCGGTGATGCCTGGCAGATTGTCTCGACCAGTATCTTCGGGGCCTGTCTGATCCTGCTCTACGGGGCCTCGGTCAGCTATCACGCGGTGACTGCGCCGCGGGCCAAGCATGCCCTGAAGATCTTTGATCATATCGCCATCTATTTCCTCATTGCCGGCTCTTATACCCCGTTTCTCCTGGTCAATCTGCGGGGACCCTGGGGGTGGAGCCTGTTTGGGGTGATCTGGGGGCTGGCCCTGCTCGGCACCATCTTCAAACTCGTTTATGCCGGCCGATTCAAGGTGGTGTCGGTAAGCGTCTACCTGCTCATGGGCTGGCTGGTGGTGGTGGCCATCAAACCGCTCTTCGCCGGTTTGTCTTTCAAGGCCGAGGTGTTCTTGGTCGTCGGCGGCGCTCTGTACACGCTGGGTGTGGTGTTTTATGTGCTGAAACGGATCAGATTTATGCACGGTGTGTGGCACCTGTTTGTCCTTTCCGGATCAGTCATGCATTATTTTGCCGTCCTCTTCGGCTGCGTCTTGATCGGCTGA
- a CDS encoding TIGR04283 family arsenosugar biosynthesis glycosyltransferase has product MTRLSIIIPALNEEQQLPATLAQLQPGVAAEVIVVDGGSTDRTLDVARAAGCRVVQSAPGRGRQMNAGAAAGSADLLLFLHADTRLPAAFPTIIEETLCADGVALGAFSLAIDQATTGLALLAALANLRSRYLRLPYGDQGLFVTRKNFTANGGYPEIEIMEDFVFVRRIARLGRIVTVPNRVVTSGRRWRHLGIVRTTLINQVIVAGYLLGVSPRRLAGWYRRLRGVGQG; this is encoded by the coding sequence ATGACCAGGTTGTCGATCATCATTCCTGCGCTCAACGAGGAGCAACAACTTCCGGCCACCCTCGCTCAACTGCAGCCCGGCGTCGCGGCAGAGGTAATCGTGGTTGACGGCGGCAGTACCGACCGTACCCTTGATGTGGCGCGGGCTGCCGGTTGCCGGGTGGTTCAATCAGCCCCCGGGCGCGGGCGCCAGATGAACGCCGGGGCCGCTGCCGGCAGCGCTGACCTCCTGTTGTTTCTTCATGCCGATACCCGGTTACCGGCAGCTTTTCCGACCATTATCGAAGAGACGCTATGTGCTGATGGGGTGGCGCTTGGCGCCTTTTCCCTGGCCATCGACCAGGCGACCACCGGGCTTGCACTTCTGGCAGCCCTGGCAAATCTGCGTTCCCGCTATCTCCGCTTGCCCTATGGTGATCAGGGGCTGTTCGTCACCAGAAAGAATTTCACCGCCAACGGCGGTTATCCGGAAATCGAGATCATGGAGGATTTCGTATTTGTCCGGCGAATAGCACGGCTGGGGCGGATCGTCACGGTGCCGAACCGGGTGGTGACCTCTGGTCGGCGCTGGCGCCATCTCGGGATCGTAAGAACGACGCTGATCAATCAGGTGATCGTTGCCGGTTACCTGCTCGGGGTATCGCCCCGGAGATTGGCCGGCTGGTATCGGCGCTTGCGGGGAGTGGGGCAAGGGTGA
- a CDS encoding TIGR04282 family arsenosugar biosynthesis glycosyltransferase has protein sequence MNPTDRLIIFTRYPRAGTTKTRLIPELGPAGAAHLQKRLTERVVAEARLFLRDNPNVVLEIWHEGGTPEEMAMWLGLFSYRAQGVGDIGTRMAAALQSAFAAGARRAVLVGSDIPGLDSGIINQAFVALAEHALVLGPSRDGGYYLIGLQNGQAELLVPLLLDDMAWSSETVLAVTLERCAAHGFQASLLPLLHDVDRPEDLELLRGEELLP, from the coding sequence GTGAATCCTACCGATCGACTCATTATTTTTACCAGGTACCCACGGGCTGGAACCACTAAGACGAGGCTGATTCCCGAACTGGGGCCGGCTGGCGCGGCGCACCTGCAAAAACGGTTGACCGAACGGGTGGTGGCAGAAGCCCGCTTGTTTCTCAGGGATAATCCGAACGTTGTCCTGGAGATCTGGCATGAGGGCGGCACCCCCGAAGAGATGGCCATGTGGCTCGGGTTGTTCTCCTATCGTGCCCAGGGAGTCGGCGACATCGGTACACGCATGGCCGCCGCTCTGCAATCCGCTTTTGCTGCGGGGGCGCGGCGCGCCGTTTTGGTGGGAAGCGACATTCCCGGGTTGGACAGCGGCATCATCAACCAGGCCTTTGTAGCGCTTGCCGAACATGCACTGGTACTTGGTCCCAGCCGAGACGGCGGTTACTACCTCATCGGTCTGCAGAACGGCCAGGCGGAGCTGTTGGTGCCGCTGCTCCTGGACGACATGGCCTGGTCCTCGGAGACGGTCCTCGCCGTGACGCTGGAGCGCTGTGCTGCGCATGGTTTCCAGGCCTCATTGCTGCCCCTTCTGCATGATGTCGATCGCCCGGAAGACCTTGAGCTGCTCAGGGGCGAGGAGTTGCTGCCATGA
- a CDS encoding phosphotransferase family protein, which translates to MAEEDPLQRYAVAVRSYLASPAVKEVSVLAGRSFTVAPLAGGEYNLNYLLRSGKERLVFRVNMASQINRDDQIVYEYGALELLRSSGVTPIPYHVDDSRRFIDRGIAIMEYLPGRPLDYRRDLPGAARTLAAVHRTQPAAGHGLISEKRPLRLIFSECQSLLEHYFLSPLGSAPIKGLLAQILDRLALKLPEERYFQQFPWLCVVNTEVNSGNFIVNDKRGTTHLIDWEMARWGDPSTDLCHFCSPLTTLWKSDYRFSDEDRQRFLDTYREAIGAVDLDRTLEERMRIKQPFVLLRGISWSAMGWVAYRSDYQGVRHADTWRTLQRYLDYDFIRKVFASVLA; encoded by the coding sequence ATGGCTGAAGAGGATCCACTGCAGCGTTATGCGGTGGCGGTGCGCAGCTACCTGGCGTCGCCGGCGGTTAAGGAGGTGAGTGTGCTTGCTGGGCGCTCTTTCACGGTTGCGCCGTTGGCCGGAGGCGAATACAATCTGAATTACCTGTTGCGCTCAGGAAAAGAGCGTTTGGTGTTTCGCGTCAATATGGCCAGCCAGATCAATCGGGATGATCAGATTGTGTATGAATATGGGGCGCTGGAACTGCTTCGATCCTCGGGAGTGACCCCCATTCCCTACCATGTTGATGACAGCCGCCGCTTCATTGACCGGGGTATTGCGATCATGGAGTACCTCCCCGGCCGCCCGCTCGATTATCGCCGGGACCTGCCTGGAGCAGCCCGGACGCTGGCCGCGGTACACCGGACGCAACCGGCTGCCGGCCATGGGCTGATCAGCGAAAAACGGCCGCTTCGTCTGATATTCAGCGAATGCCAATCGCTGTTGGAGCACTATTTTTTATCACCGCTTGGCTCGGCACCGATCAAGGGCCTGTTGGCCCAGATCCTTGACAGGCTGGCACTGAAGCTGCCCGAGGAACGGTATTTTCAACAATTCCCGTGGCTCTGTGTCGTCAATACCGAAGTCAATTCAGGCAATTTCATCGTCAACGACAAGCGGGGGACCACCCACCTGATCGATTGGGAGATGGCCCGGTGGGGAGATCCATCCACCGACCTCTGCCATTTCTGCTCGCCGCTGACCACCTTGTGGAAGAGCGACTATCGTTTCAGCGATGAGGATCGCCAGCGGTTTCTCGATACGTACCGAGAGGCGATCGGTGCTGTCGACCTCGATAGGACGCTGGAGGAGCGGATGCGCATCAAACAACCGTTCGTCCTGCTGCGCGGCATCTCCTGGTCGGCCATGGGCTGGGTTGCCTATCGGAGCGATTACCAGGGCGTCCGGCATGCCGATACCTGGCGGACACTGCAAAGGTACCTGGATTATGATTTCATCCGGAAGGTCTTCGCTTCGGTACTTGCTTGA
- a CDS encoding ABC transporter ATP-binding protein produces MDRLEVRRLSIGFGDKTVLDGLDLTLHDGELFSLLGPSGAGKSTILKAVAGLLQPMAGSVLINGKPVDHLPPERRDVVLIFQKPLLFPFLSVRQNIAFGLRMIGLHRAEQRSRIDRMIELTGLRGLERRRIHQLSGGQQQRVALARGLVLEPSILLLDEPFSSLDAELREQMRDLIRTIQRRTGTTMLFVTHDQQEAFALSDRIGLLLDGKLRQTGAPAELFYRPADLAVARFFGCQNMVHGRISGGWFYGAPISFPTVLPDSQGAVALIRPEDIVVRPAAAGAGIVGRVSAVRFEGAVSRITVETALGVFTVLSIRPGCETGMRVELSFAVERMHVFLPEDRNHG; encoded by the coding sequence ATGGACCGATTGGAGGTGCGGCGGCTGAGCATCGGCTTTGGCGACAAGACGGTCCTCGATGGGCTGGACTTGACGTTGCATGACGGGGAACTGTTTTCCCTGCTCGGTCCCAGCGGGGCAGGTAAAAGCACCATTTTAAAAGCAGTTGCCGGGCTGCTGCAGCCGATGGCCGGTTCGGTTCTGATCAACGGAAAGCCGGTTGACCACCTGCCGCCGGAGCGCCGGGATGTGGTATTGATCTTCCAGAAACCGCTGCTCTTCCCGTTTCTCTCGGTACGACAGAATATCGCTTTCGGGCTGCGGATGATCGGTTTGCATCGGGCCGAGCAGCGGAGCAGGATCGACCGGATGATCGAGTTGACCGGGCTGCGTGGACTAGAGCGACGCCGGATTCATCAGCTCTCGGGTGGTCAGCAGCAGCGGGTGGCGCTGGCGCGCGGCCTGGTCCTCGAGCCTTCCATCCTGCTGCTCGACGAGCCGTTTTCTTCCCTCGATGCCGAGCTGCGCGAACAGATGCGCGACCTGATTCGAACCATCCAGCGTCGGACCGGCACGACCATGCTCTTTGTCACCCATGACCAACAGGAGGCCTTCGCCCTCAGCGATCGGATCGGCCTGCTGCTTGACGGTAAACTTCGCCAGACCGGAGCGCCGGCTGAGCTGTTCTACCGGCCCGCAGATCTCGCCGTTGCCCGTTTTTTCGGATGCCAGAATATGGTGCACGGTAGAATCAGCGGCGGCTGGTTTTACGGGGCACCGATCAGTTTTCCCACCGTACTGCCGGACAGCCAAGGCGCCGTCGCACTCATCCGTCCGGAAGATATCGTCGTGCGTCCGGCCGCGGCCGGCGCCGGGATTGTCGGCCGGGTGTCAGCTGTACGCTTTGAAGGTGCCGTCTCACGAATAACCGTGGAAACCGCCCTGGGGGTGTTTACCGTGCTGTCGATCCGGCCCGGCTGTGAGACGGGTATGCGCGTGGAACTATCGTTTGCGGTCGAGCGGATGCATGTTTTCCTCCCGGAGGACAGAAATCATGGCTGA
- a CDS encoding ABC transporter permease has protein sequence MRVKSVLVLLAVAASVAVPFVPLLLWSVSERWFFPSLLPQAFGPRAWHYIFDTAGSQILGGVWSSFLVASVTACLSLLIGLPAGRALGLYGIPGKRLLLLLLSLPVIVPPLAVAMGLHLWFVRLGLAETFVGVVLIHLTFCAPYTIMVMWGVFCDYNPEFEDQARSLGASVPQVMLFVMVPMVLPGITVAVLFSFLLSWSQYLSTLIIGGGKLLTLPILLFALMDSGDRPVAAAVSLVFVVPAFLVLLASAQSISRRGLQGVR, from the coding sequence ATGAGGGTGAAGTCGGTTCTGGTGTTGCTGGCAGTGGCGGCAAGTGTCGCGGTACCATTCGTGCCGCTGCTACTGTGGTCGGTGAGCGAGCGCTGGTTTTTCCCGTCCCTGCTGCCCCAGGCCTTTGGTCCGCGGGCCTGGCACTACATCTTCGACACGGCCGGTTCGCAGATTCTTGGCGGTGTCTGGTCCAGTTTCCTGGTGGCGTCGGTCACCGCCTGTCTGTCGCTGCTGATCGGCCTTCCGGCTGGTCGCGCCCTGGGCTTGTATGGTATTCCCGGGAAGCGGCTGCTTCTTCTGCTGCTCAGTTTGCCGGTTATCGTGCCACCGCTGGCAGTGGCCATGGGACTGCACCTCTGGTTCGTCCGCCTCGGCTTGGCCGAAACCTTCGTCGGGGTGGTGCTCATCCATCTGACCTTTTGCGCGCCGTACACCATCATGGTCATGTGGGGCGTGTTCTGCGACTACAACCCCGAGTTCGAAGACCAGGCCCGTTCTCTCGGGGCCTCGGTGCCGCAGGTGATGCTCTTTGTCATGGTGCCCATGGTGCTGCCCGGCATCACCGTTGCCGTCCTCTTTTCCTTCCTACTCTCCTGGTCTCAGTATCTGAGCACGCTGATCATCGGCGGCGGCAAGCTGCTGACCTTACCCATACTGCTGTTTGCATTGATGGATAGCGGTGATCGACCGGTTGCCGCGGCGGTCAGTCTGGTCTTTGTGGTTCCCGCCTTTCTCGTCCTGCTGGCCAGCGCCCAGTCCATCAGTCGCCGTGGCTTGCAAGGGGTTCGCTGA
- a CDS encoding ABC transporter permease: protein MGDAGIEEPMMNGSRASGTAVPDGRPVPAGRLVILLGPAVLVVGLLFVGGLVLGVLQALGYAPGQGAASLTVEHFRRVLVDPELFTSFALTFYIAATSTIIAGLVSVALALTLVSLESRSRMVSFLLQIPLTVPHLVIAIAVLFLLTPSGLVARALSSLGLLAEAASFPLLVNDRFGIGILAVYVWKEIPFITLMLLAVLKNMGKELLEAGATLRANARQRFFHITLPIITPVLAASGLIVFAFTFGAFEVPYLLGRTHPLLLPVWSYRTYSDIDLLARPEGIAIGLLIAAIIIIAVGCSQMVLTLVRYREGER, encoded by the coding sequence ATGGGAGATGCAGGTATTGAAGAACCGATGATGAATGGTTCCCGGGCATCCGGGACGGCGGTTCCCGACGGACGTCCTGTACCGGCTGGACGGCTGGTCATACTGCTTGGTCCAGCCGTGCTGGTCGTCGGGCTTCTCTTTGTCGGCGGGTTGGTTCTAGGGGTGTTGCAGGCGCTCGGCTACGCGCCCGGCCAGGGAGCCGCTTCCCTCACGGTTGAGCACTTCCGCCGGGTGCTCGTCGATCCTGAGCTGTTCACCAGTTTTGCCCTAACCTTCTATATCGCGGCAACCTCGACGATCATTGCCGGACTGGTCAGCGTTGCGCTGGCCCTGACGCTGGTTTCTCTGGAATCACGAAGCCGGATGGTCTCCTTTCTGCTGCAGATCCCATTGACCGTACCGCATTTGGTTATCGCCATTGCCGTGCTGTTCTTGCTCACGCCGTCTGGGCTGGTCGCCAGAGCCCTCTCGTCACTGGGCTTGCTTGCCGAGGCAGCGTCGTTTCCGCTGCTGGTCAACGACCGGTTCGGTATTGGCATCCTGGCTGTCTATGTCTGGAAAGAGATCCCGTTTATCACCTTGATGCTGCTGGCGGTGCTGAAGAACATGGGCAAAGAACTGCTGGAGGCCGGAGCTACCTTGCGGGCCAATGCCCGGCAACGCTTCTTTCATATCACCTTGCCGATCATCACCCCGGTGCTCGCCGCCTCCGGGTTGATTGTTTTCGCCTTTACCTTCGGGGCCTTTGAGGTCCCCTATCTGCTTGGCCGAACGCACCCACTGCTGCTGCCGGTCTGGTCCTACCGCACCTATAGCGACATCGATCTTCTGGCTCGGCCGGAAGGTATCGCCATCGGCCTGCTCATTGCTGCAATTATCATCATCGCGGTTGGCTGCTCCCAGATGGTGCTGACCCTGGTTCGCTACCGGGAGGGGGAAAGATGA